A region of Nitrospinota bacterium DNA encodes the following proteins:
- the cobO gene encoding cob(I)yrinic acid a,c-diamide adenosyltransferase, with translation MDKQETRGLTVIFTGDGKGKTSAMLGAVMRALGHGMKCKVIQFIKANSATGELETAKRLAPQLEIVQAGLGFTWLPGHGIDEHEKAAQAGLALAMEALASADYGLVAMDEALYALKKGLVSLDQLKQAVLAKPAHTHLILTGRGAPQELVELADMVTSMESVKHPMSKGIPAQPGLDY, from the coding sequence ATGGACAAACAGGAAACGCGCGGCCTAACGGTGATATTCACCGGCGACGGCAAGGGTAAAACCTCCGCCATGCTGGGGGCGGTCATGCGGGCGCTGGGGCATGGCATGAAATGCAAGGTTATCCAGTTCATCAAGGCCAACAGCGCCACGGGGGAGCTTGAGACGGCGAAAAGGCTGGCTCCCCAGCTTGAGATAGTCCAGGCCGGGCTTGGCTTCACTTGGCTCCCCGGCCACGGTATTGATGAACATGAGAAAGCCGCTCAAGCTGGATTGGCTTTGGCAATGGAAGCCCTTGCCTCCGCCGATTACGGGCTGGTGGCGATGGACGAGGCGCTTTACGCCTTGAAAAAGGGGCTTGTATCGCTGGATCAGTTAAAACAGGCTGTACTCGCCAAACCGGCCCACACCCACCTCATTCTCACGGGGCGGGGCGCGCCCCAGGAGCTTGTGGAACTGGCCGATATGGTGACCAGTATGGAATCTGTTAAACATCCCATGAGCAAAGGCATCCCCGCCCAGCCAGGGCTGGATTATTGA
- a CDS encoding chemotaxis protein CheW: MGLDDSELLNEIILESKEHLSRIEPDLLSLEKNLGDISADLVNRLFRTMHSIKGGFAFMGLLNISSLAHSMENALARLRDGQIQPTPELVDALLAGVDKTSELLDNATESESISTEEIKRKLAPFTEGMGEETSHIEIPSAQAATQVTPPVAAPAAVALEETAVPLQAGQAGDGSAKDKPGQSKAQDAVRVKVSVLDRLMNLAAEMVFARNQMMSALNIKTLEALDRGRTMEIIDCSMDEARRNMMTAFSKLGGGLVDNGAARDTLGQIVGKELDKLKQKFLAAVSAPLNESPHVKKAARQVNFVTSELQESVMGTRLQPVGAVFGKLPRIIRDLTRSLKKEINIEVVGEEVELDKSIIEALSDPLTHIIRNCADHGIEMPEAREKAGKNPAGHVRVAAYHEGGQVYIEIEDDGKGIDPGVVKRKALEKGLITPEQAGAMSDTEAQRLIFAPGFSTAQAVTDVSGRGVGMDVVRTNIEDLGGSVELGSSPGRGTKLILKLPLTMAIMPALIVVSEGRRYAIPQANIDELVRVRGVDSARVIEKLGDAAVIRRQGRLLPLVYLTDLFGLKRTFPDYREHARKDDRRATLVDRRKKPLSIDEFAGEFDETDVDGDVSMELRKQEMERRAERDRRKSLYNALQIIVLKVESHRFGLIVDSLLDTEEIVVKPLSAYLKGCGCYSGATIMGDGKVVMILDPSGIAAHTKMKFDAVDMAHEAAQKARKTLVAAEKQSLLLFRAGREEVFAINIDLVGRIEEISAGKIKSVGDKEFLNYADHSMRILRLENFLPINRPQSAPEKFSVIIPKLVRSPMGIVASEILDVVKSDARIDRDKVKGIGIFGSGVIDERLVIFMDIYSLYETAEPEIYKNLASHGKLTGKKILLAEDTAFFRMVTTKYLEEQGLVVKAVTDGQYAWETLCAGERFDLLITDVNMPRMNGIELTRKVRSSGKFADMPIVALTSMGLDRDKKTGLDAGVDYYELKLDKERLLHALRKVFGEER; this comes from the coding sequence ATGGGTCTTGATGATAGCGAGCTGTTAAACGAAATAATCCTGGAGTCCAAGGAGCATCTTTCCAGAATAGAGCCGGACCTGCTCAGCCTGGAAAAAAACCTTGGCGATATTTCGGCGGACCTGGTGAACCGGCTTTTCCGCACCATGCACAGCATCAAGGGCGGTTTTGCGTTCATGGGCCTGCTCAACATTTCAAGCCTCGCCCATTCCATGGAGAACGCCCTGGCCCGTCTGCGCGACGGCCAGATACAGCCCACGCCGGAATTGGTGGACGCGTTGCTGGCCGGTGTGGACAAGACCTCCGAGCTACTGGACAACGCCACAGAGTCGGAATCCATATCCACTGAAGAGATAAAACGCAAGCTTGCGCCGTTCACGGAAGGGATGGGGGAGGAAACTTCCCACATCGAGATTCCGTCCGCCCAGGCCGCCACGCAAGTGACCCCGCCGGTAGCGGCCCCTGCGGCGGTGGCCCTGGAGGAAACCGCTGTGCCACTGCAGGCAGGCCAGGCTGGCGACGGATCCGCCAAGGACAAGCCGGGCCAGTCTAAAGCCCAGGACGCGGTGCGGGTGAAGGTTAGCGTGCTGGACCGGCTTATGAACCTGGCGGCGGAAATGGTGTTCGCCCGGAACCAGATGATGAGCGCGCTGAACATAAAAACCCTGGAAGCGCTCGACAGGGGCCGGACCATGGAGATCATCGACTGCTCCATGGACGAGGCCAGAAGGAACATGATGACGGCCTTTTCAAAGCTGGGCGGCGGTCTTGTGGACAATGGCGCCGCGCGGGATACGCTGGGGCAGATAGTGGGAAAAGAGCTGGACAAGCTCAAGCAAAAGTTCCTTGCCGCAGTGTCGGCCCCCTTGAATGAATCGCCCCATGTAAAAAAGGCGGCCCGGCAGGTTAATTTTGTCACATCCGAACTGCAAGAGAGCGTGATGGGCACCCGGCTCCAGCCGGTGGGCGCGGTGTTCGGCAAACTTCCCCGCATAATCCGGGACCTTACCCGTTCCCTGAAAAAAGAGATAAATATCGAAGTGGTGGGTGAAGAGGTGGAGCTGGACAAATCCATCATCGAAGCGCTGTCCGACCCGTTGACCCACATCATCCGCAACTGCGCCGACCATGGGATCGAAATGCCCGAGGCCCGGGAAAAGGCCGGTAAGAATCCCGCAGGGCACGTGCGCGTGGCGGCCTATCACGAGGGTGGCCAGGTTTATATAGAAATAGAGGATGACGGCAAGGGGATAGACCCCGGCGTGGTGAAACGCAAAGCCCTGGAAAAGGGGTTGATAACCCCTGAGCAGGCTGGCGCCATGAGCGACACCGAGGCGCAACGGCTTATATTCGCCCCCGGTTTCTCCACCGCCCAGGCCGTTACGGACGTGTCGGGCAGAGGGGTTGGGATGGACGTGGTAAGAACCAACATAGAAGACCTCGGCGGCTCTGTGGAGCTTGGCTCTTCTCCTGGACGCGGCACGAAACTCATATTGAAACTGCCCCTAACCATGGCCATAATGCCGGCGCTTATCGTGGTGTCCGAGGGGAGGCGGTACGCCATTCCCCAGGCCAATATAGACGAGCTTGTGAGGGTTCGCGGGGTGGACTCGGCCCGCGTGATAGAAAAACTGGGGGACGCGGCGGTGATCCGCAGACAGGGGAGGTTGCTACCGCTGGTATATCTAACAGACCTGTTCGGCCTTAAGAGGACCTTTCCGGATTACAGGGAACACGCGAGAAAAGACGACCGCCGGGCCACGCTGGTGGACCGCCGGAAAAAGCCCCTTTCCATAGACGAGTTTGCCGGGGAGTTTGATGAAACGGACGTGGACGGGGATGTTTCCATGGAGCTAAGGAAGCAGGAGATGGAGCGCCGGGCGGAACGGGACAGGCGCAAGAGCCTTTATAACGCCCTTCAGATAATCGTGTTGAAGGTGGAGAGCCACCGGTTCGGCCTGATAGTGGACAGCCTGCTGGACACCGAGGAGATCGTGGTTAAGCCCCTCTCCGCTTACCTGAAAGGATGCGGGTGCTATTCTGGCGCCACCATCATGGGGGACGGCAAGGTTGTGATGATACTGGACCCTTCCGGAATAGCGGCCCACACCAAAATGAAGTTCGACGCGGTGGACATGGCCCACGAGGCGGCTCAGAAAGCCAGGAAAACGCTTGTAGCGGCCGAGAAACAGAGCCTCCTGCTTTTCAGGGCGGGGCGCGAAGAGGTGTTCGCCATAAATATCGACCTTGTGGGCAGGATAGAGGAGATTTCCGCAGGCAAGATAAAATCAGTCGGCGACAAGGAGTTCCTCAATTACGCGGACCACTCCATGCGAATCCTCAGGCTGGAGAATTTCCTGCCCATCAACAGGCCGCAGAGCGCGCCGGAGAAGTTTTCCGTGATCATTCCCAAACTGGTCAGGAGCCCCATGGGCATTGTCGCCTCCGAGATCCTGGACGTGGTGAAAAGCGACGCCAGGATTGACCGGGACAAGGTGAAGGGTATTGGAATATTCGGCTCCGGGGTCATAGACGAACGGCTGGTGATATTCATGGACATTTATTCCCTGTACGAAACGGCGGAGCCTGAAATTTACAAAAACCTCGCATCGCACGGGAAGCTTACGGGCAAGAAAATACTTCTGGCGGAGGACACCGCCTTTTTCCGCATGGTAACCACAAAATATCTGGAGGAGCAGGGGCTTGTGGTGAAAGCCGTAACCGACGGGCAATACGCATGGGAAACCCTTTGCGCCGGAGAGCGGTTCGACCTGCTGATAACCGACGTGAACATGCCCAGGATGAACGGCATAGAGCTTACAAGGAAAGTCCGTTCCTCCGGCAAGTTCGCGGACATGCCCATAGTGGCCCTCACATCCATGGGGCTGGACCGCGACAAGAAAACAGGGCTGGACGCCGGGGTGGATTATTACGAGCTGAAGCTGGACAAGGAGCGGCTCCTTCACGCCCTGCGGAAGGTCTTCGGAGAGGAGAGGTAG
- a CDS encoding chemotaxis protein CheW, whose protein sequence is MANRLLLSFRLGANLFGIDVLLVREVIHQFDQTPVEHAPEFVRGLINLRGQIVTLLDLGERICSQKREGAGYTHCIILKTAGEIAGKHDGGPGTWLPEETVGLVVDGIGDVVEAPLEGVTPPPANLRGVNEEYVEGVVALEGDLMMLVDPENALRLE, encoded by the coding sequence ATGGCGAACAGATTGCTTCTTTCCTTCCGGCTGGGCGCAAACCTTTTCGGGATAGATGTGCTTCTGGTGCGGGAAGTTATCCACCAGTTCGACCAGACGCCGGTGGAGCACGCCCCGGAGTTCGTGCGCGGCCTTATAAATCTCCGCGGCCAGATCGTTACATTGCTGGACCTGGGGGAGCGCATCTGCTCCCAGAAGCGCGAAGGGGCCGGTTACACCCATTGCATAATCCTCAAAACCGCCGGGGAGATAGCCGGCAAACATGACGGTGGCCCGGGAACGTGGCTTCCGGAAGAGACGGTTGGCCTTGTGGTGGACGGTATTGGCGACGTGGTGGAAGCGCCCTTGGAAGGCGTCACTCCCCCTCCCGCCAATTTGAGGGGAGTAAATGAAGAATACGTCGAGGGCGTTGTGGCGCTGGAAGGCGATTTGATGATGCTTGTTGACCCGGAAAACGCGTTGCGGCTGGAATGA